One Xyrauchen texanus isolate HMW12.3.18 chromosome 2, RBS_HiC_50CHRs, whole genome shotgun sequence genomic window carries:
- the LOC127619731 gene encoding caspase activity and apoptosis inhibitor 1-like isoform X1, giving the protein MQEGKKREKEKKRRHSAIQREYSDGERKKRRNTESSTEDPREETGQSEVPQEPSDLEEGGLDLNKSFKPISDYMQDRKEMLEQCFLVLGENKLKKMLPDELKDCSFHEIKKLCLDQLQQLSDSHLLEILEALKAIFCPEEGKELTVSATADEKKNSTDSQQDSNVDSTSSLRENTQTEEKQGAGSGEDSDVLSINADIDDSDIEGHKDVKPEKMASREEALPPTVPVQSAEPKVELQQDIDRSVSEILALTSTETSKDLPGASLEKPASPETAAVAPKEQPSVQQLELLELEMRARAIKALMKASEIKKRTERQLH; this is encoded by the exons ATGCAGGAGGGAAAGAaacgagagaaagaaaagaagcgGAGACATTCCGCGATACAGCGAGAATACAGTGATGGCGAGAGAAAGAAGAGAAGAAACACTGAATCCAGCACAGAG GACCCCAGAGAGGAGACGGGACAGTCAGAGGTTCCTCAGGAGCCCAGTGATCTGGAGGAGGGCGGACTGGACCTGAACAAGTCTTTCAAACCCATCAGTGACTACATGCAGGACCGCAAAGAGATGCTGGAACAGTGTTTCCTCGTGCTGGGAGAGAATAAACTCAAGAAGATGCTTCCGGATGAACTGAAG GACTGTTCTTTTCATGAGATTAAGAAACTGTGCTTGGATCAGTTACAGCAGCTTTCTGACAGTCATCTGCTGGAGATTTTGGAGG CACTTAAAGCCATTTTCTGCCCAGAGGAAG gTAAAGAGTTAACggtttctgcaactgctgatgaGAAGAAGAATTCTACAGACAGTCA GCAAGACAGTAACGTGGACTCCACTTCATCTCTGAGAGAAAATACTCAAACAGAAGAAAAACAAg GTGCAGGTTCTGGAGAGGACAGTGATGTTCTGAGCATCAACGCAGATATTGACGACAGTGACATTGAAGGTCACAAAGACgtcaaacctgaaaaaatggcatcCAGAGAGGAAGCTCTGCCCCCCACCGTACCCGTCCAATCAGCTGAGCCGAAGGTGGAGCTTCAGCAGGACATCGACAGAAGCGTCAGTGAGATTCTGGCTTTGACCTCCACTGAAACCAGCAAAGATCTGCCGGGAGCATCACTGGAGAAACCAGCCAGCCCAGAAACCGCTGCTGTCGCTCCAAAAGAGCAGCCGTCTGTTCAGCAGCTGGAGTTACTGGAGCTGGAAATGAGAGCCAGAGCCATTAAAGCGCTCATGAAAGCCAGTGAGATCAAGAAACGCACGGAGCGCCAACTACACTGA
- the LOC127619731 gene encoding caspase activity and apoptosis inhibitor 1-like isoform X2 has product MQEGKKREKEKKRRHSAIQREYSDGERKKRRNTESSTEDPREETGQSEVPQEPSDLEEGGLDLNKSFKPISDYMQDRKEMLEQCFLVLGENKLKKMLPDELKDCSFHEIKKLCLDQLQQLSDSHLLEILEGKELTVSATADEKKNSTDSQQDSNVDSTSSLRENTQTEEKQGAGSGEDSDVLSINADIDDSDIEGHKDVKPEKMASREEALPPTVPVQSAEPKVELQQDIDRSVSEILALTSTETSKDLPGASLEKPASPETAAVAPKEQPSVQQLELLELEMRARAIKALMKASEIKKRTERQLH; this is encoded by the exons ATGCAGGAGGGAAAGAaacgagagaaagaaaagaagcgGAGACATTCCGCGATACAGCGAGAATACAGTGATGGCGAGAGAAAGAAGAGAAGAAACACTGAATCCAGCACAGAG GACCCCAGAGAGGAGACGGGACAGTCAGAGGTTCCTCAGGAGCCCAGTGATCTGGAGGAGGGCGGACTGGACCTGAACAAGTCTTTCAAACCCATCAGTGACTACATGCAGGACCGCAAAGAGATGCTGGAACAGTGTTTCCTCGTGCTGGGAGAGAATAAACTCAAGAAGATGCTTCCGGATGAACTGAAG GACTGTTCTTTTCATGAGATTAAGAAACTGTGCTTGGATCAGTTACAGCAGCTTTCTGACAGTCATCTGCTGGAGATTTTGGAGG gTAAAGAGTTAACggtttctgcaactgctgatgaGAAGAAGAATTCTACAGACAGTCA GCAAGACAGTAACGTGGACTCCACTTCATCTCTGAGAGAAAATACTCAAACAGAAGAAAAACAAg GTGCAGGTTCTGGAGAGGACAGTGATGTTCTGAGCATCAACGCAGATATTGACGACAGTGACATTGAAGGTCACAAAGACgtcaaacctgaaaaaatggcatcCAGAGAGGAAGCTCTGCCCCCCACCGTACCCGTCCAATCAGCTGAGCCGAAGGTGGAGCTTCAGCAGGACATCGACAGAAGCGTCAGTGAGATTCTGGCTTTGACCTCCACTGAAACCAGCAAAGATCTGCCGGGAGCATCACTGGAGAAACCAGCCAGCCCAGAAACCGCTGCTGTCGCTCCAAAAGAGCAGCCGTCTGTTCAGCAGCTGGAGTTACTGGAGCTGGAAATGAGAGCCAGAGCCATTAAAGCGCTCATGAAAGCCAGTGAGATCAAGAAACGCACGGAGCGCCAACTACACTGA